The following are encoded together in the Argonema galeatum A003/A1 genome:
- a CDS encoding FAD-dependent monooxygenase translates to MQNNTSKATKQKALKAIIIGGGIGGLTCASAFLDAGMQVELYEKRDLDSMLSGPGGIFIQRNAMRVYELLWEGRIQEQLYQQGAKILKGGFFSKQAKPLYINAPEFVKAEDLGICILRPELQNILYNALPEGTVRNKAAFTDFVETAEGIRVSFADGREAWGDVLIGADGLYSKVRARLNGKEQMEPPIYSGMCCWRGRFYKENLLLDERYSWGEFWGRGNRFGYFDVGGGRFGFYAFSQAEAGGNDEAMGGSKKALQALFSSYAQPVPAIIEALPEGSIYRDDIFDREPPGMQWGRGRVTLIGDAIHPVQPNLGQGGCMAIEDAFELVKMLIIGEEKGDDIPAVLRQFEASRSKRVEKVFTTARQVGNLGQTDSDLGCFLRDLIYWLMPTWLGDLQFKWLFDYEPKKLPAPQLWGEL, encoded by the coding sequence GTGCAGAATAACACCAGCAAGGCTACAAAACAGAAAGCTTTAAAGGCGATTATCATCGGCGGTGGAATTGGGGGACTAACTTGTGCTAGTGCTTTTCTCGACGCGGGAATGCAGGTAGAACTCTACGAAAAGCGCGACCTTGATTCCATGTTATCTGGGCCTGGGGGCATTTTCATCCAACGGAATGCCATGCGCGTTTATGAATTGCTGTGGGAAGGACGGATACAAGAGCAGTTGTACCAACAAGGAGCTAAGATTCTCAAAGGCGGTTTTTTCAGCAAACAAGCAAAGCCTTTGTATATCAACGCGCCGGAGTTTGTCAAAGCAGAAGATTTGGGTATTTGTATTCTGCGCCCGGAACTGCAAAATATCCTTTACAATGCGCTTCCAGAAGGAACTGTCAGGAATAAGGCAGCTTTTACAGATTTTGTGGAAACAGCAGAGGGGATTCGCGTTTCGTTTGCGGATGGAAGAGAAGCTTGGGGCGATGTTCTCATTGGCGCGGATGGACTTTACTCGAAGGTAAGGGCGCGTTTAAATGGAAAGGAACAAATGGAACCACCGATTTATAGTGGAATGTGTTGTTGGCGGGGACGGTTTTACAAAGAAAATTTACTTCTAGATGAACGTTACAGTTGGGGAGAATTTTGGGGACGCGGTAATCGGTTTGGATATTTTGATGTAGGTGGGGGTCGATTTGGTTTCTATGCTTTTAGTCAGGCGGAAGCTGGTGGGAATGATGAAGCAATGGGTGGTTCTAAAAAAGCATTGCAAGCTCTTTTTTCATCTTATGCTCAGCCAGTTCCAGCTATTATTGAAGCATTGCCGGAAGGAAGTATTTATCGGGATGATATTTTCGATCGCGAACCGCCAGGTATGCAATGGGGTCGCGGTCGAGTCACTTTAATTGGAGATGCTATCCATCCAGTGCAACCAAATCTGGGTCAAGGGGGGTGCATGGCGATCGAAGATGCTTTTGAGTTAGTTAAAATGTTAATAATTGGGGAAGAAAAAGGCGATGATATTCCGGCAGTGTTGCGTCAATTTGAGGCGAGTAGAAGTAAGAGAGTTGAAAAGGTTTTTACTACTGCCAGACAGGTAGGAAATTTAGGACAAACAGATTCAGATTTGGGTTGTTTTTTGCGAGATTTGATATATTGGCTGATGCCGACTTGGTTAGGTGATTTACAGTTTAAATGGCTGTTTGATTATGAGCCGAAAAAGCTCCCAGCCCCCCAACTCTGGGGGGAGTTATGA
- a CDS encoding sigma-70 family RNA polymerase sigma factor, whose translation MYLDAGVNVPESDRSDSYLAQQSIQGNQERFRQLYQRYHQRVRSTMYQLCGPSSLDDLVQEVFMRVWKGLPQLRQTSQFSTWLYRISWNVACDQRRKFAQQRTFDTKLKTENSEQSSAPDLMQLHYKDLVQRGLAQLSLDHRAVIVLHDLEEVPQKEMAEILGIPVGTVKSRLFHARAAMRQFLQEQGVHL comes from the coding sequence GTGTATCTTGATGCAGGGGTTAATGTGCCAGAAAGCGATCGGTCCGACTCCTATCTAGCCCAGCAGAGTATCCAGGGAAACCAGGAACGCTTTCGACAACTCTACCAACGCTACCACCAGCGAGTTAGGTCAACCATGTACCAGCTGTGTGGCCCATCCTCCCTCGACGACTTAGTGCAAGAAGTTTTTATGCGGGTATGGAAAGGATTGCCCCAACTGCGGCAAACATCGCAATTTTCCACTTGGCTTTATCGTATCAGTTGGAACGTAGCCTGCGACCAACGGCGGAAATTTGCTCAGCAGCGCACCTTTGACACCAAACTAAAAACTGAAAACTCAGAACAATCCTCAGCCCCGGATCTTATGCAGCTGCATTATAAAGATCTAGTGCAGCGCGGACTAGCTCAACTCAGTTTAGACCATCGCGCTGTAATAGTACTGCACGATCTCGAAGAAGTCCCTCAAAAAGAAATGGCTGAAATTTTGGGTATTCCGGTGGGAACCGTCAAATCTCGCCTTTTTCATGCCCGTGCGGCTATGCGACAATTTCTCCAGGAACAAGGAGTTCACCTATGA
- a CDS encoding Spy/CpxP family protein refolding chaperone, whose amino-acid sequence MFLNRASTIAALTLSIGSAAVFINPNPWLSQQSIAQDVNPINRPDRPMPMPPGIRELNLSQDQIQRIQQIHNQYKDRMSQSVQSLRQGQQELQTMMAGTASQDQLRDKHRQVEAIDRQVRQLRFESMLAMREVLTPEQRRQFAQRMQNQRRGMRNRPGNRGPMPSPQTPPTR is encoded by the coding sequence ATGTTTTTGAACCGCGCTTCTACTATAGCCGCTTTAACCCTATCGATTGGAAGCGCTGCTGTTTTTATCAATCCCAATCCTTGGCTATCACAACAAAGCATTGCCCAAGATGTAAATCCTATCAATCGGCCCGATCGACCAATGCCGATGCCGCCTGGGATTCGGGAACTAAATCTCAGCCAAGACCAAATCCAGCGTATACAGCAAATTCACAACCAGTACAAAGACCGGATGTCCCAAAGCGTACAATCCCTGCGCCAAGGACAGCAAGAATTGCAAACCATGATGGCGGGTACGGCTTCCCAAGATCAATTGCGCGACAAACATCGCCAAGTTGAAGCAATAGATCGGCAGGTTAGACAGCTAAGATTTGAAAGTATGCTTGCTATGCGAGAAGTACTGACCCCAGAACAACGTCGTCAGTTTGCCCAACGTATGCAAAACCAGCGGAGAGGTATGAGGAATCGCCCAGGTAATAGAGGCCCAATGCCTTCTCCTCAAACTCCACCGACTAGGTAG
- a CDS encoding Tn3 family transposase: MKLQGVDIPEEHLKHLSPLVWEHINLTGDYVWNLKQATSFDKLRPLRVKSNKYR; this comes from the coding sequence TTGAAGCTACAGGGTGTGGATATTCCTGAAGAACATTTGAAACATTTATCGCCGCTGGTTTGGGAGCATATCAATCTGACTGGTGATTATGTTTGGAATTTGAAGCAGGCGACCAGTTTTGACAAGTTGCGCCCTTTGCGGGTGAAGTCAAATAAGTATCGCTGA